The genomic region CTCACCTTGCACTTCTCGGAGCCAATACTATTTACGGCCTTAATTATGTAATCGCAAAAGGCATTATGCCCGATTACCTGATGCCCAAAGCCATTATATTCCTCCGGGTAAGTGTGACGGTATTTATCTTTGGGATATTGCATTTTATTTTCCCTTCAGAAAAGGTTGAAAAAAGGGACTTCTTTAAATTGGCCCTGTGTGCCGTCTTTGGAGTGGCTGTTAACCAGATCCTGTTCTTTGAAGGATTAAACCTTTCAACACCAATTAATGCCTCCATCATCATCACCGTTATCCCCGTGCTGATCTTAATTTTCTCCCATTATATCCTGAAAGAAAAGATCACAACCATTAAAGTTTTAGGAATAATACTCGGTGCTGCCGGGGCCCTGTTGGTGATCCTGTCGGCAGGCAGAGGGGATTTCAGGTCCAATACCATGCTCGGAAATCTCCTTATCTTCATCAATGCACTGTCATGGGCCCTTTACCTGGTGCTCATCAAGCCGCTGATGGAAAAATATGATTCCATGACTATCATGAAATGGGTATTCTTTTTTGGTCTGATCATCATTTTCCCATTCACCTTTACTTCATTTACCGCTTCATCCTTCATTACTATACCGTTTAAAATATGGATGTCTGTATTGTTTGTCGTATTTGGCGCAACTATCATTGCCTATTTCCTGAATAATTATTCTCTTAAAACAGTAAGTCCCAGTGTTAATGGCATTTACATCTACCTTCAACCTCTCATTGCTTCTGTAGTAGCTATTCTTTTTGGGAAGGATGAGCTGACTGTCATCAAGACCATCGCTGCCTTTCTGATCATGGCGGGAGTGTATTTTGTCACCCGGCTGCCAAAAAGAAACAAGCCGGCTTTTCCCGCAACATAATATTTCCGTTGAGCCTACAGGAAAAAGTCTATTTTTGCCAAAAAAATTTATAAAAAATGAAAAAGTTAATTTTTGCATTAATCTTCCTCGTTTCACTGATCACAAATGTAATAGGTCAGGATCAGGAAGTTGCTTTCGATCGTCCTCTTAAAAACGCTACGGATTCGCTATCCTATAGTTTCGGATTATTAATCGGAAATAACCTGATGGTACAGGGCGTCAAAGAAATTAACCATGATTTGTTCATACAAGGATTTAATAATGGCTTTGCCAATCAGCAACCCATTCTGAAAATTGAAGATGCCAATCAAATTGTACAGGATTATTTTAACAAACAAATTACTGAAGAAGCTAATATGAACTTACAGAAAAGCGCAGAATTCCTGGTGGAAAATCAAACCAAGGTAGGTGTAGTAACATTGCCCAGCGGACTGCAATATAAAATTCTGACACCGGGGGAAGGTATTCCTCCCAAAGCAACAGACCAGGTAAGGGTCCATTATCATGGAACTTTTATTGACGGAACTGTTTTCGATAGTTCGGTCGAGCGCAATGAGCCGATTGTTTTTGGAGTCAACCAGGTTATTCCGGGATGGACAGAAGCCTTGCAACTGATGAAGCCCGGCGCAAAATGGATGCTTTATATTCCCCCAGCGCTTGCTTACGGCGATAAAGGCGCCGGTGGCGTCATCGGCCCGAACCTGGCACTCGTTTTCGAAGTGCAACTCATTGAGGTGATAGCTGGGGAATAGTTCAAAGGGCAAAGTTGTCTCAATTGATATCATTTAACCTGACGGGTCTATTGACGCCGTCAGGTTTTTTTATTTACCTCGACCTGTCAGTGTCCGACGCAAGGAGGACCTGACAGCGTCGGTAGCACATTTTGAACTTTGAACTTTGAACTCTATCTGAAGGGTTCCCCTTCCGAGAAGTCCGGTCGGTAACTATTGTGGCTGGATAGTTCCTGCACCCAGCCGTTTTCAAAACCTGATTCTTCTAATTCCTTTGCCACCCGGGAATATTCTCCGGGTTTCAGGGTACGCCCGAGAAATTCGTGATTGTTAACACGATATGTCGGGTAATATTGCGACATCAGGGAAATATGAAGGTCATTGGATAGCTCTTTGGTAATGGTTCTCAGCACGTTGATACTATTTTCAGGATGTCCCGGCAACACAAGATGCCTGATGATAATGCCCTTCATGGCATAACCACCCTGATCCAATGGCAATTCAGTGCCTTTCTGACGAAACATTTCCTTAATTGCAGAGAGTGCAATTTCAGGGTAATCCTTCACATCGGAATATTTTTTCCCCAGAGCTGCATCTGAATATTTAAAATCAGGAAGGTAAATATCTATGTAACTTTCGAGTTCCCGGATAATCGCGGGGTAGTCGTAAGCATTGGTATTGTAAACAAACACAGGGTTTAATCCAAGAGCCCGGAGTGAATTGATAATGACTTTTACCTGCGGAACGAAATGAGAAGGTGAGACAAATCCCACATGATTAATTCCGGTAGAAAGGATCTTAGCTATTTGCCTGATGACCTCCTTAAACTCAATCTTTTGTGCGCTGTAATCCAATGAATTACAACTTATCTGGTGGTTCTGGCAATAAATGCACTGCAGGTTACAATGGGTAAAGAAGATGTTGCAAATGCCCTGGCCGCCCGAAATAGCAGGTTCTTCTCCATGATGGATGCAAATGGAAGATATACTGAAAGTCGCATCAGCTTTACAATAGCCCAGCCTGGATGAATAACGGTCGGCGTTGCAATTCCGCGGGCAAATCCTGCAGGACCTCAGATCTTCAAGCGGAACTGAAAGGGCTTTAAAATCGAGAAGGTCAATTTTTTTCAGAATATCCATCAAATTAGAATATCGAAGCCAAAAATAGGGATAAGCCTGTTATATTTGTACTTATCCAATTTCATTCTTATGAAAAGATATGCCCTGTTAATTCTGGTTGTTTTTTTTGCAGGTATCGTCCATTCGCAAACCCTTAAACTGGCAACTCAAAAGGGATTAAAAGTGATAGGATTCACCGACCGCCACAATAACAATTATGAGCTTCCGGAGACTTTTCCACTGTTTACATTTCAGGTGAACGGAAAGATCTATAGTGTGGGAGATGCCAGCGCGCAAATGAAAGATACTATCTGCACCTTTTCTTTCGAAAATCAGATCACAGGTGAAGTATTCCCGGAGCAGCAATATAGAAAAGGGTGGAAGTGCCGGGTAGTCATTCAAAATAATACCGGGGATACGGTTGATATTGAAAATATCGTCCCTTTTGGCGAAACAGCCGGACATATTTACCTTACCTCCACCGGCCCCTGGGCGCTGGCCAGGGCTAAGATTTTCCGTCCGGGTCTGGGACCGGTCGGGGTCATTCTTCCGGATAATGCATGGGAAATGGGCTACGGGGCTATTCCCATCTACGATAACCTTTCTGTTTGCGCCATTGCAAGGAGAACCAAATCCGACCAGGCTGAATGGCGAAGGTACCGGACAATCGTTTATCCAGGCGGAAATGTCGAATACACCATCTGGGCGGATGAATATGCCGGCGATTGGCAAAATGGCCTTAAATTGATGTTCCAGGACAGATATTTATATGATCTTGAGTCTTTTGAAGATAGCCTTTACCTGCGTTCAGACCTGCAGTGGATACGCCATGATTACCTCATCGGACTGCAGTTCGCATGGAACCAGGAGTACTACGACTGGCAAAAACAGGAATATACGGTAGATTCATTTCTTGAAAGAGGGAAGCGTCTTTTCGGAGGATATGATGTTATTGGCTTATGGCCCACCTGGCCACGCCTGGGTGTTGATCGGCGTAACCAGTGGGATTTGTTTTCCGATTTACCCGGTGGTCTTAACCGGTTGAAAAGCTTTTCGCAACAATGGAAGCATGAAGGAACCAAATTCTTTATCTGCTATAATCCCTGGGATGAAAGTACACGGACAGAAAACCCGTATGCAGGAATGGCAAAGCTGATCGAAGCGACGGATGCAGATGGAGTTGTGCTGGATTGTCATGGCGCCTCGAGTTATGAGCTACAAAAAGCGGCCGACAGCATCAGGCCTGGTGTGATCATGTACAGTGAAGGCATGGCGGTAGTAAAAGACATGCCCGGTATCGTTTCCGGAAGAGTCCATGATGCCATTTACCTGCCGCCACCGCTGAACCTGAACAAGCTGATAAGGCCTGATTTCGCTATTTTCCGCGTTTGCCAGGTACGCGATGGAAGAATCAGAAGAGAAGCTTCCGTTGCATTATTCAATGGTTACGGCACTGAGCTGAACACCTTCGCCCCCGGCCAGTTTGATAACATGGAGGAAGATCTGCTTTACCTGGGTATGACAACCCGGATATTGCGTGAGAACACATCCAATTTCCTCTCCTGGCTATGGACGCCGTTGCTGCCAACTTTAACCGACAGCATCTGGGTCAATAAATGGCCACTGGAAGGCAAAACTGTTTATACTGTATTCAGCCTGATACCGGAGGGTTTCCAGGGGCCTTTGTTTGAAGAGCCTCCAATTGCCGGATTTCACCTGGTCAGCCTGTGGCATCACGAGGAATTGGAATGGATTGAAAAAGATGGCAAACAATTTATTCCGGTGACGACATCATCTTTTAATTCTTATGACCTGAATACCCGCGCAGAAGGCAACATCGACTGTATAGCCCTGTTACCAGAATTAATCAGGGCAGAACTTACCAATGGATTGTTATCAATTGTTGCTGTCAACGGCGATGAAATCCGTGTCTGGGCAAGCAATCCATCCTATCAAAATGACCGTTGCGTATTCCTGGGACCAGGGTCCCACGAGCTGAACGTCCTGGAAATATTCGGGAGTTATGAAGGGAAATTCGTCATTCAATTATTTAAAAACAATGAACTGACGGATGAAAAGGTCGTCACACTTGAACC from Bacteroidales bacterium harbors:
- a CDS encoding DMT family transporter translates to MNQNLKSHLALLGANTIYGLNYVIAKGIMPDYLMPKAIIFLRVSVTVFIFGILHFIFPSEKVEKRDFFKLALCAVFGVAVNQILFFEGLNLSTPINASIIITVIPVLILIFSHYILKEKITTIKVLGIILGAAGALLVILSAGRGDFRSNTMLGNLLIFINALSWALYLVLIKPLMEKYDSMTIMKWVFFFGLIIIFPFTFTSFTASSFITIPFKIWMSVLFVVFGATIIAYFLNNYSLKTVSPSVNGIYIYLQPLIASVVAILFGKDELTVIKTIAAFLIMAGVYFVTRLPKRNKPAFPAT
- a CDS encoding FKBP-type peptidyl-prolyl cis-trans isomerase, translating into MVQGVKEINHDLFIQGFNNGFANQQPILKIEDANQIVQDYFNKQITEEANMNLQKSAEFLVENQTKVGVVTLPSGLQYKILTPGEGIPPKATDQVRVHYHGTFIDGTVFDSSVERNEPIVFGVNQVIPGWTEALQLMKPGAKWMLYIPPALAYGDKGAGGVIGPNLALVFEVQLIEVIAGE
- a CDS encoding radical SAM protein, whose product is MDILKKIDLLDFKALSVPLEDLRSCRICPRNCNADRYSSRLGYCKADATFSISSICIHHGEEPAISGGQGICNIFFTHCNLQCIYCQNHQISCNSLDYSAQKIEFKEVIRQIAKILSTGINHVGFVSPSHFVPQVKVIINSLRALGLNPVFVYNTNAYDYPAIIRELESYIDIYLPDFKYSDAALGKKYSDVKDYPEIALSAIKEMFRQKGTELPLDQGGYAMKGIIIRHLVLPGHPENSINVLRTITKELSNDLHISLMSQYYPTYRVNNHEFLGRTLKPGEYSRVAKELEESGFENGWVQELSSHNSYRPDFSEGEPFR
- a CDS encoding formylglycine-generating enzyme family protein; this translates as MKRYALLILVVFFAGIVHSQTLKLATQKGLKVIGFTDRHNNNYELPETFPLFTFQVNGKIYSVGDASAQMKDTICTFSFENQITGEVFPEQQYRKGWKCRVVIQNNTGDTVDIENIVPFGETAGHIYLTSTGPWALARAKIFRPGLGPVGVILPDNAWEMGYGAIPIYDNLSVCAIARRTKSDQAEWRRYRTIVYPGGNVEYTIWADEYAGDWQNGLKLMFQDRYLYDLESFEDSLYLRSDLQWIRHDYLIGLQFAWNQEYYDWQKQEYTVDSFLERGKRLFGGYDVIGLWPTWPRLGVDRRNQWDLFSDLPGGLNRLKSFSQQWKHEGTKFFICYNPWDESTRTENPYAGMAKLIEATDADGVVLDCHGASSYELQKAADSIRPGVIMYSEGMAVVKDMPGIVSGRVHDAIYLPPPLNLNKLIRPDFAIFRVCQVRDGRIRREASVALFNGYGTELNTFAPGQFDNMEEDLLYLGMTTRILRENTSNFLSWLWTPLLPTLTDSIWVNKWPLEGKTVYTVFSLIPEGFQGPLFEEPPIAGFHLVSLWHHEELEWIEKDGKQFIPVTTSSFNSYDLNTRAEGNIDCIALLPELIRAELTNGLLSIVAVNGDEIRVWASNPSYQNDRCVFLGPGSHELNVLEIFGSYEGKFVIQLFKNNELTDEKVVTLEPGTPRLMGKTAKTPTAMKTPDGMVLIPAGSFDFIAENTDQFIPYPDSKEPVNMQFGSFYIDKYPVTNRQFAGFLEATAYLPKDTVNFLKHWVNGKIPAGMENHPVVYISLEDARAYATWAGKRLPTEVEWQYAAQGGEGRIWPWGNEFDSTRCNNASGKTSAVDDFPRGKSTFGVMDLTGNVWQLTSDVYNNGTYYFVIMKGGSFYKPTSSWWYVKGGPQPSTWHQQLLLVSPSFDRNATVGFRCVKSTDR